TACACTCTTTCCGAACAACAAACCTACACCACCTACTAAAAGTAGTGCAACAATAACAGAACCCAAAATGCATGGTAAATATCTAATAGCCGCTTTGATAAGCAACTTTCTATTCATACCAAGAATTGAACCCGTGATTAAAGCTGCGATGTAGAAATCAAGGAATCCTCCCTTAGTCATAAAAGTATTTATACTTTTGATGGATTCAGCTGGTAACCATTTATAATAAGTTATAGCCGCACCAACAAATATAGATACAATAGCTCCACCGCCCAAATATGTCTTAATAATTGGTGTGTGATTTCCGATTAAGTTTAACAATTCCCCGAATACAATCAAAAACAAAAATGCCCCTACCATACCATTTGGTAGAACATCAAATATGAATGATACAACGATTATTACACATGCGATTATAAAATACGGAATTTTTAAACCTGCAATCTTTTTATCCATAACTTTCCTCCTTATTTAGTTTTTACATCTTATATTATCTCATTTAAAACATAATAAAGCAATCTAAATCAGCTTAATTAAAAGTATTAAAGTGAACAAATACAAAATTGTCGTACTCACAACATAATACCCTGCCAATGAGTCATCTTGGCGATATCTTTTTGCGAAAACATAAGTATTAACAGCCGTAGGAGCTCCGAATAAAATCAACGCAACAACCTTTTGAATTTCAGACAATCCGAAAATTTTCCCGATAAATAATCCTGTCAAAGGAAGAACCAAAAGTTTTACAATGGAAACCTTCATAATCGATTTAATTTCTTTAAAATCTATTCTAAAATTCAAACCATATCCCATAGTCACCAAAGCCAATGTTCCTGCAATATCCCCCAAACTTCTCAAAGGAGTTTCCAAGAAAAACAAATTAACCTTAGTTACATACAAAAATATTCCTACGAAAAGTCCAATCATCAACGGAGTCTTCACTACATTTATGAACAGTTTTTTCTTTGAATTATTTTCTCCAACCAATCCTTCGTACATGCTTACAGTGTAGAAATTATAGAAAAACTGACTTATTCCTGTAATTGCACCTGCCATGACAATCCCTTCATCTCCAAACAAAACACTCAATATTGGAAACGACATTATTATGAAATTGCCCCTACTCATAGCATTTGCTTCCAGTACAACATAAGATTTGTCCTTGTTGGTAATTTTCGCCAAAAAATAAGTAAGAAAAATGTGAAATAAAAACACTACATTTAAATAAACAAGATATTTTACACTGAGATTTTGCCCAAAATCCACCTTGTAAAAACTCATCATAATTTTAAGAGGGAAAAACACATTAAAAATCAGCTTGTTAAGTCCCGTCATAGTATTTTCATCTGCTATTTTAAATTTTCTAAGCAAAAACCCAATCAAAATCAAACAGAACAAATTAATTATAGTCAAATACAACTGCGTATAATCTACCAAAAAACCACCTTTTTCACAAAAAATATAGGTAAATGAAACCACTTACCTATACAACAATACTATTTATTTGTCAAAAAATCAAATTATTTTGTGTACAATTCAATATATCTGTCCTCTGTAGTGTAATCTGATTTCTCAATCGAGTCTATAATCAAACCATCAGAGATAAATTTCTTCAAAGAATCATCCAGCTCATTCTTAGCCACAATATTGACGATTCTTTTGTTTTCACTATCGGAGGTTACAACCTTGTATTGTTCCTTAGAAATCTCTGACAAATTTTCAAACGCTATTTTTTTATCCACCAGAAACATTACATCATCTGTTAATTTGTCCACCTCTGACAATGTATGAGAGGACAACACAACTATCTTGCCATCATCTTTTAATTTCAGAAGATAATTTCTCAACAAAATAACGCTCGTAGGATCCAATCCAGTTACAGGCTCGTCCATAATGTAGATATCATAATCCCCCATGAAAAAATACGTCAACAAAGTTTTTTGCTTTTGACCCAGAGAATAAGTGCTAACTTTCCTCTTCATAAAATTATGAACCTTAAAAATATTCAACACCTCTTCAAACTTTTCATCAGAAACATGGCGTGAGTTCTTTGCGAAAATAAAATGATCCAACCCTGTCAAGTTATCATACAGCATATCCAAGCTTCTTGCATAGGATAAATGCTTGAAAATCTCCGGATTTTTATTATCTACATCATTAATCTTAATCTCACCTGAATCGTACTTCGTCAAATCAGAAATTATATCCATCAGAGTAGTCTTACCAATACCATTTGGTCCAACTAACGCGTAAATCCCAGGTTTATCTAATTTCAAATTCAAATCCTTTAACACTTCGTTTTCACCGTAAGATTTGTTCAGATCTTTAATCTCAAGCATTAATATCCCCCTTCATCCTTTTCATTGATATCAAATTAAACACTATAATATAAAATACAATCATTACCACATTATATATCGGATTAGAAAAACTAAACTCATTCAAATAATTGTATCCGCCTTTCAAAATCATCAAACTATCCAAAGAACTAAATGGATTTAATAGGAAAAACTTACCCAAAGTTCCAAAATAGCTAATAATTATTCCTAAAACAATAAATAAAGTTGTAGCAATTATATTCACAGTTTCATTCTTGATGAATGTGGTCATCATATTTGAAAAACTAACCACAAGTAAAATTATCAAAATATTTATCAAAATCATTGGCAAAATGAAACCACTAGATGCCCTGAACACACCCTCTACTACACCGTTATAACTGTAATCGTAGCAGAACACTGGATACAATTTCTCACCAAGTCCTCCATTAAATAATCCTATTATCATACTAATTGCCAAAATCACAGCATACATTCCCGCAGATAATACAAACGAATTAATCTGCTTTGATTTCCAGACATCTTTTTTCCATTCATTCACAAAAGCCAACTTCAAAGTTCCATTAGACCTTTCCTTTTTAAATTCAAGAGTAAACATCAAGCAAATAACCAACGTAAAGGCTGGAATAATCCCATTTTCATACATAGATATAACATTGCCTATAAGTCCTTTTTGTTCAGTAGTATAGTGTTGTTTTGTTATATACAAGCTTAGTTTTTTATTAGATAATAAACTTTGTTCTATCTCATTACTAACAAGTTCATAACTTGAATCGGGCTTTAAATTGTTATCCATAAAATAATTCACCCTATTCTCATTAGATCGAGAAGTACTTGGATCTATCCATTCTACATCAAATCCCCATTTAGAATTCAAATAATGGAACATATTAATGTAATATTCTGTGGGATTATTAGCTCTGTTAACATAAGATTTTTTGAAATTTTCCAAATTAATTAGTGTTTGCTTGAATCCTTTGTCTTTTGGATTGTTGTGAACATTAATCTTTGCACTTTCAATCTCACTGTCAATAGTTTGTAAATCATCCCTTGATTTTATGTTTTTGTATTTTATAGTATTAAAACAGAAAAACACAGCTACCACTACAGTTAGTACACAAAAATACTTATATAATTTGCTTCTCATAATTTTGGCAAAATCTAATTGCAAAATATTTTTGATATCGATTTTCGAGTATGTTTTTGAAAAATTGTGATAAATAAACTTGTATCTGTTATTGTTTACAATGATTAAACAAAAAGTCATTAATAGAAATAAAATTGGCACTAATATTGAAACATTACCAAAATTATGAAAACTATTTAGACTAAACGATAGATCATATTTTCTTGAAATAAAAGAAATTATCCAGTAAATCGATAAAACAGCTATAATTGATAGACTTTGTTTCATGTATCTTCTGAAAATCTCATACAAAATCATCGCAATGCTGTAAATTAAAAATCCCGTACCGATGTATTTTAAAGCAAGTACCATTGAGTTTACATTCATTGTTATAGGCGAATTAATCTTAAGGTCTGTTACAGATTTTAATATCATATCGTTCGCACTTCCCATTGGAAATCCATTGACTACAGAATAAATAATATTGCCCACAATCATTGATAAGATTACAACCGCAAAGAATACGACATACTTTACAAGCCTTGCAAATACTAATTTTTTGGAACTAACTGAAATAGTGTCTAATTTTAGACTTTTAAAATTCATCTCATTAGCAAATACAGCTATCAGAAAAACCACACACAAGAAAATATCATTCATGACATTTTCCATTAGGAAACCAAAAGATTTGAAAAAACTAAAATTGTTGGATGTAGTGTAGAATCCATATCTGTTAATTTCATCACGAATCAAATTAAAATAAGGATCTAATTCTCTAAACATTATATCCATCTCCAACTTGTTTAAGTTGTTTTGTTTTTTGAATGATTTTATCTCATCATATTGGCTCAATAATTCATTGTAGAAATTATGCTCTGTCTTTGAGGAATACTTTGCAGATTTTGTTTCTTCCATCAACATACTCACATCGTATTCCAAAGGTTTTATGTATTGTAAAGAATTAAAATTCATCTTGCTAAAATCCAAATATTTCTGCTGTTCTTCTTTGTTATCAGTTGATTTTGAGAATGCAAAAGACTCCATCATTGTGTTTTCAAAATTATTCCTAGTTTGTATAAAATATGCATAATCTTGATCAGTATATTCATATTTTATGCTGTTTAATGTTACAAAAGAATACACACAAAAAATAATAACTACAACAGGAAAAATTAACGACTTGTAAAATTTTTTCAGTTCAAACATATTGTCTCCCTTCATTGAATTTCAAAAATATTATTTACTAATTTCTCCCGAATAATACCAAGTCTCAGTATTATTGGTTACATCAATAGTAATTAATCTCTGTCTATAAAGTTTCCCACTGTAACCGTCATTATATACATCTTCATACTTCAAATGTACAGGTGATTTTCCCCTCACAAAAGTAAAATTCTCACCGTATTCATTCTCTTCAACATTTTCTAATCCATAATAACTTGCCGAACTAACAGCCGATGAAACGTTTGCATCTATTGTACAAACCACTGTCAAACATGCAATCATAACGATAAATAAAATTTTTTTCATTTTTAAGTCTCCTTTCATAAATTCCTTATTTATTACATACCCTATTTTTTATTTTTTAATCTATTTTTCTAAAATTTTAATTCGTTTATTTTTTTTGTGTTTTATATAAATTTAAAAGAAATTATTTTCTCATTTAATGCAAAAAAATCTTCCACACTGTTTAGTGCAGAAGACTTTTCGCAATTATTTGTCGCTTAAATCAATATTTAAGATTTTAGGAACTGTTGTACTGACAAGGTCTTTAGAAAATTGTGTTTTCAAAGTTCTATCCAACACATACTTAATGTCATTCATATCATTGTAATCTTTTATGAAAATCACTTTGGAATTTTTATCAATTGCTACGATTGTATTATTTTTTCTATTGTTTAAATAAAATATTGAATTAGCATTGGTGTAAATTTCAGCTATACCCAATTTATTCTCACTAATCGTATCATTCAAAACGTTGATGTTACCAATAGTGTTCATATTCTTGATAGAAAAATCATCTCGTTGTATGCTACTTGCATTTTCCCACATTTTTAATGTGCTATTTTCTTTGTAATTTCCTAACAAAAGTATTGTAAGATTTTCATCTTGTAACTCTGAAATTTTTTCATAAGTTTTATCATTTTTCAAAAACCTATAATTTTTTATATCGCGTCCATAATACAATTTATTAAATTTCTTTTCAGTATCGTTAAGTTCTTTGTAATCACCTCTGTTTTCTCTTTGACTATAAGTTAAGGCTACATTTTCGTCTGGCTGTGTACTTTCTACATTTTCTACCAATTTTGGTTCGTGATTTTTATTATCTAATGATATTTTTTCGTTTTGTATAGGTAATAAATCATCGCTTACTAAATTTTCTGTGTATTTTGTTTGTAATGATCTGTTCACTAAATCTTCAATATCTTGATTAGAAATGTATTTTTTCACGAACAACATTCTTCCGTTTTCATCTGCTATCAAAATATAAGGGCTGGATATCGACTTATCAAAATCAAATTTTTCTCCACCACAGTAGAAGTTATTTTTTACATCATTCATATCAAAAGATTGGAACATATTCTTCAAAATAGTTTCATCTTTATAGTTAGAAATCTTGATTAAGTTGATTTTATCCAAATCCAAATACGATGAATTCTTCCACATTATTCTAGAATTTTTATCTTCAGGTGAACCAACCAACATTACATTTACTTTTTTATTCAAGAAATCTTTTATATATTTTTGATTTGAGTTGATATCTTTCATTAAATACATATTCATATCTCGACCGTAATATTTTTGGTTAACTTCTTTTTCACTTGGCTCGAAAATTCTGTAGTCTCCTCTTTCATTTCTTTGAGAAAAAGTCATAGGAACTATTCTATTCGGATCTTTTTCTTTTGGAATTTCTTCTAAAATTTTGAGATCTACAATAGGTTTAACTGAATCTGTTATTGTATCATTGACTGCAAAAGTATTAACAGTTCTGTCCAAAACATACTTGATATCTTCGTTTGAATTGTATTCTTTTGTAAACATATAGTTTTGATTTTTATCAATAGCAACTATTGTTGGTTTTGGAACTTGTATCAATGAATTATATGCTCCAGTAACATAGATTTCTTTCTTAACATTTTCCAAGCTTTCAAATCTTTCTTTCTTTTTATTGATGTCAGCTTGTGCCCCCAAATAAGATACATTTATTAAATCATAGTTTCCTTCTTTTATATACTTAGAATTTTCCCACATTTTAATAGTATCTTCTTTTCTGTAATCTCCAATCAGAAGTATTTTAATATCTTTTTTAGAAATTTCATCTAATGATTTAGGTTTGTTGTCTTTGTCTATCAGTTTAATCCTAGAAAGATCCTTAGCGTATTGTGAACTGAACTTAGCTTCATTTTCCGACAATTTTTCATAATCTTTTCTGTTTTTTCTTTGTTCAAGAGAAATAGGATAGCTTGATTTGAACATATCTATGCTAAGTTTTTTGAAGTTCTTATTGTCTGCGTAATATCCATTGGACATGTTAAATCTTCTCAAAAGCTCATAATTGGATTTATAAGGGAATACATTTAACAACGATCCATTCTTATCCAATACAACTACTTGGTTTTTATTAGATCTAAATTGTCCATTTAATGAATTACCTCTCATAAATGAATCTGAATGCAATTTGTCTTTACTAATTTGTTCCAAATCCTTTTGATTTCCATTTGTAATGACATTGACAAAATTAAATGCTTCATCATTTATATTGGAAGAGTTGTCAAACATTTTTTTAGATTGTGAATCAACCCTATCTCCCATTAAGAATATAGTAGGTCTTTTATTATCTATAATATCCTTTATTTTAACAGGCTCATTATCTTTATTGTAAAGTACAAAATTACTATAATTAAAACCATATCTTGATTTAACATTTATCATTGTTAAATTATCAGTTGAATCGAAGAATCCAAGAGCATAAGCTTGCTCAAATGATATTGGGAAGTTTTGTTCTTTTATTTCAACATCAATAGGATTTTGTGGTTTATCATCTGGTTTTTCATCCGGCTTATCATCTGGTTTTTCATCTGGATTAGATGGTTTGTCGCCCACTTGAATTGAGATTTCTTT
This Finegoldia magna ATCC 53516 DNA region includes the following protein-coding sequences:
- a CDS encoding ABC transporter ATP-binding protein, encoding MLEIKDLNKSYGENEVLKDLNLKLDKPGIYALVGPNGIGKTTLMDIISDLTKYDSGEIKINDVDNKNPEIFKHLSYARSLDMLYDNLTGLDHFIFAKNSRHVSDEKFEEVLNIFKVHNFMKRKVSTYSLGQKQKTLLTYFFMGDYDIYIMDEPVTGLDPTSVILLRNYLLKLKDDGKIVVLSSHTLSEVDKLTDDVMFLVDKKIAFENLSEISKEQYKVVTSDSENKRIVNIVAKNELDDSLKKFISDGLIIDSIEKSDYTTEDRYIELYTK
- a CDS encoding AEC family transporter, translating into MVDYTQLYLTIINLFCLILIGFLLRKFKIADENTMTGLNKLIFNVFFPLKIMMSFYKVDFGQNLSVKYLVYLNVVFLFHIFLTYFLAKITNKDKSYVVLEANAMSRGNFIIMSFPILSVLFGDEGIVMAGAITGISQFFYNFYTVSMYEGLVGENNSKKKLFINVVKTPLMIGLFVGIFLYVTKVNLFFLETPLRSLGDIAGTLALVTMGYGLNFRIDFKEIKSIMKVSIVKLLVLPLTGLFIGKIFGLSEIQKVVALILFGAPTAVNTYVFAKRYRQDDSLAGYYVVSTTILYLFTLILLIKLI
- a CDS encoding ABC transporter permease, with translation MFELKKFYKSLIFPVVVIIFCVYSFVTLNSIKYEYTDQDYAYFIQTRNNFENTMMESFAFSKSTDNKEEQQKYLDFSKMNFNSLQYIKPLEYDVSMLMEETKSAKYSSKTEHNFYNELLSQYDEIKSFKKQNNLNKLEMDIMFRELDPYFNLIRDEINRYGFYTTSNNFSFFKSFGFLMENVMNDIFLCVVFLIAVFANEMNFKSLKLDTISVSSKKLVFARLVKYVVFFAVVILSMIVGNIIYSVVNGFPMGSANDMILKSVTDLKINSPITMNVNSMVLALKYIGTGFLIYSIAMILYEIFRRYMKQSLSIIAVLSIYWIISFISRKYDLSFSLNSFHNFGNVSILVPILFLLMTFCLIIVNNNRYKFIYHNFSKTYSKIDIKNILQLDFAKIMRSKLYKYFCVLTVVVAVFFCFNTIKYKNIKSRDDLQTIDSEIESAKINVHNNPKDKGFKQTLINLENFKKSYVNRANNPTEYYINMFHYLNSKWGFDVEWIDPSTSRSNENRVNYFMDNNLKPDSSYELVSNEIEQSLLSNKKLSLYITKQHYTTEQKGLIGNVISMYENGIIPAFTLVICLMFTLEFKKERSNGTLKLAFVNEWKKDVWKSKQINSFVLSAGMYAVILAISMIIGLFNGGLGEKLYPVFCYDYSYNGVVEGVFRASSGFILPMILINILIILLVVSFSNMMTTFIKNETVNIIATTLFIVLGIIISYFGTLGKFFLLNPFSSLDSLMILKGGYNYLNEFSFSNPIYNVVMIVFYIIVFNLISMKRMKGDINA